A single window of Sandaracinaceae bacterium DNA harbors:
- a CDS encoding response regulator transcription factor, whose amino-acid sequence MSRHILVVDDEARIREVVQYALEREGFRIDSVDDGGRALEAIERGSFDLVILDVMLPGMDGLELCRKVRAKSRVPILFLSARADEIDRVLGLELGGDDYLTKPFSPRELVARVKAVLRRVHDGPSEEDTKKKLRHGAISIDQERHEVRCGGALLSLTPTELGLLAALIERPGVVLSRGQLMQRAYSYDNLVTERTIDTHVRRIRAKFREVGGDDPITTVHGVGYKAAE is encoded by the coding sequence GTGAGCCGACACATCCTGGTGGTGGACGACGAGGCCCGCATTCGCGAGGTCGTGCAGTACGCGCTCGAGCGCGAGGGTTTCCGCATCGACTCCGTCGACGACGGCGGACGCGCCCTGGAGGCCATCGAGCGCGGGAGCTTCGACCTCGTGATCCTCGACGTGATGCTGCCCGGGATGGATGGCCTCGAGCTGTGTCGCAAGGTGCGCGCGAAGAGCCGGGTTCCGATCCTCTTTCTCAGCGCGCGCGCGGACGAGATCGATCGCGTGCTCGGGCTCGAGCTCGGGGGCGACGACTACCTGACGAAGCCCTTCTCGCCGCGCGAGCTGGTCGCGCGGGTCAAGGCCGTCCTGCGACGCGTGCACGACGGACCGAGCGAGGAGGACACGAAGAAGAAGCTGCGACACGGCGCCATCAGCATCGACCAGGAGCGCCACGAGGTCCGCTGCGGCGGAGCGCTCCTCTCGCTCACGCCGACCGAGCTGGGGCTGCTCGCCGCGCTCATCGAGCGACCCGGCGTCGTGCTCTCACGGGGGCAGCTGATGCAGCGCGCCTACAGCTACGACAACCTGGTGACCGAGCGGACCATCGACACCCACGTCCGGCGCATCCGCGCGAAGTTCAGGGAAGTCGGCGGCGACGATCCGATCACGACCGTGCACGGCGTGGGATACAAGGCGGCCGAGTAG
- a CDS encoding ATP-binding protein: MLEQLGRIRVRLLIVNLTVLLVPIVGLEFARIYERQLLSSLERDMRNQAALVREALEAQLEDGRGLAHPRVQRVLVAAARQTRTRIRVLDARGRSVMDSHAEGPPEGPEPPPPTILPGSAYEVARRSADSSPDVVEMWSARSLPRGTWPAVPQRREVRSALRGHPDAYTRVRDRAPAVLLFVTEPIRSGGDVEGVVYVTRSTRPVLTELYRIRRGLIQVLVVAVVFTLLLTLVLAWSISRPLSKLAKAARRIADGDQGVAVPVGGSGEIRELGRAIETMTRELDRRMRYISEFAADVAHELKSPITSIRGAAELLQEGASDDTEARARFTGNIQLDAERLDRLVNRLLELSRIESSRAPMESVDLGAMVRRVTERTHTPEQPVEVDWRTPLRTMNGREEDLERALLNLVENALRFSPEGEPVRVLIEQIDHGRRGGALSFRVVDRGPGVPESHRHKIFDRFFTTDADKSGTGLGLAIVRSVAHAHGGEVTLSPTPAGGATFQLLLPLE, encoded by the coding sequence GTGCTGGAGCAGCTCGGGCGGATCCGGGTTCGGCTGCTGATCGTCAACCTCACCGTCTTGTTGGTTCCGATCGTCGGTCTCGAGTTCGCGCGCATCTATGAACGGCAGCTGCTGTCGTCGCTCGAGCGCGACATGCGGAACCAGGCGGCGCTCGTTCGGGAGGCGCTCGAGGCGCAACTCGAAGACGGGCGGGGGCTCGCGCATCCTCGGGTTCAGCGCGTGTTGGTCGCGGCGGCGCGCCAGACGAGGACGCGGATCCGGGTGCTGGACGCGCGCGGACGGAGCGTCATGGACTCACACGCCGAGGGCCCGCCGGAGGGCCCGGAGCCGCCGCCGCCGACCATCCTGCCGGGGAGCGCGTACGAGGTCGCGCGGAGGTCGGCGGACAGCAGCCCGGACGTCGTCGAGATGTGGTCGGCGCGATCACTCCCGCGCGGCACGTGGCCCGCCGTCCCGCAGCGACGCGAAGTCCGCTCGGCCCTGCGTGGTCATCCGGACGCATACACGCGGGTGCGTGACCGGGCCCCGGCCGTGCTCCTCTTCGTCACCGAGCCCATCCGGAGCGGCGGCGATGTCGAGGGGGTCGTCTACGTCACCCGTTCGACGCGGCCCGTGCTGACCGAGCTCTATCGAATCCGGCGCGGCCTCATCCAGGTGCTCGTGGTGGCGGTCGTCTTCACCCTGCTCTTGACGTTGGTGCTGGCGTGGTCGATCTCGCGCCCGCTCTCCAAGCTCGCGAAGGCCGCACGCAGAATTGCGGACGGCGACCAGGGCGTCGCGGTCCCCGTGGGTGGGAGTGGGGAGATCCGCGAGCTGGGTCGCGCGATCGAGACCATGACCCGCGAGCTCGATCGGCGGATGCGGTACATCAGTGAGTTCGCCGCGGACGTGGCGCACGAGCTGAAGAGCCCGATCACCTCGATACGCGGCGCGGCGGAGCTGCTCCAGGAGGGCGCGTCGGACGACACCGAAGCGCGCGCGCGTTTCACCGGGAACATCCAGCTCGACGCGGAGCGTCTGGACCGACTGGTGAATCGCCTCCTGGAGCTCAGCCGCATCGAGAGCAGCCGGGCGCCCATGGAGAGCGTCGACCTCGGTGCGATGGTGCGACGGGTGACCGAGCGCACCCACACGCCCGAGCAGCCGGTCGAAGTGGACTGGAGGACGCCGCTCCGCACGATGAACGGTCGCGAAGAGGACCTCGAGCGCGCGCTCCTCAACCTGGTGGAGAACGCCCTCCGCTTCTCCCCGGAGGGCGAGCCGGTCCGCGTGCTCATCGAGCAGATCGACCACGGGCGTCGCGGCGGCGCGTTGAGCTTCCGTGTCGTCGATCGCGGCCCGGGCGTCCCGGAGAGCCACCGCCACAAGATCTTCGACCGCTTCTTCACCACGGACGCAGAC